The Rudaeicoccus suwonensis sequence TCGTGAACTGCAGTGCGACGTCGAGGTCTGCGGACTTCAGCATCCGCTGCACCTCCTGCAGGTCGTCGCGCGACTTGCTGGTCACCCGCAGCTCGTCGCCCTCGATGCGCGACTTGACCGACTTGGGGCCCTCGTCGCGGATCAGTTTGGAGATCTTCTTGGCGTCCTCCTGGCTGATGCCGTCCTTCAGTGCGGCCTCGAGGCGGTACTCCTTGCCGGAGATCTTCGGCTCGCCGTCGTCGGACAGGTCGAGCGCCTTCAGCGACACTCCGCGTTTGACCAGCTTGGTCTGGAAGACGTCGAGCACTGCGAGCACACGCTCGGGCGCGTTGGCCTTCATCAGGATCTTCTCGCCGGACCAGTCGATCTCGGCGCCCACGCCGCGGAAGTCGAACCGGGTCGAGATCTCCTTGGCGGCCTGCAGCATCGCGTTGCTGACCTCCTGCTTGTCGGTCTTGCTGACGATGTCGAACGACGAATCTGCCATGGCCCGCTCCTTGGTCCGGTGGTGTCTGGGATCTCCCGCCGAGTATGCCGGGTGCCCACCGGCTCCCGTCGACCCGCCCGCCGGTCGCCCAGGGCAGTGGTCGATTGGCCTACAGCTGCCCGCCCTTGTATCCTCGTCCACGCACTTGCCAGGTTGCCCGAGCGGCCAATGGGAGCGGACTGTAAATCCGTCGCGAAAGCTTCGAAGGTTCGAATCCTTCACCTGGCACCAGTGACATCACGAAGGCCCGGACCGTTTCGGTCCGGGCCTTCGTCGTGTCGTATGACGAGCGCGGCGTGCGGCTGGAGCGCCGCGCCGGTCATACCGTGCGGGTCACTCCTGCAGGTAGCTGATCGAGAAGTCCGTGCCGCCCGACAGGGC is a genomic window containing:
- a CDS encoding YajQ family cyclic di-GMP-binding protein → MADSSFDIVSKTDKQEVSNAMLQAAKEISTRFDFRGVGAEIDWSGEKILMKANAPERVLAVLDVFQTKLVKRGVSLKALDLSDDGEPKISGKEYRLEAALKDGISQEDAKKISKLIRDEGPKSVKSRIEGDELRVTSKSRDDLQEVQRMLKSADLDVALQFTNYR